The Bufo gargarizans isolate SCDJY-AF-19 unplaced genomic scaffold, ASM1485885v1 original_scaffold_1081_pilon, whole genome shotgun sequence sequence gtttttatattgatggcctattttcaGATTATTTACCttaaatatcagattggcagggaccCAGCACCTAGCACAACAACTGTTTTGTTCTAGCTCTGGCACCAGAAGTAGGTGCACATCGCTGtcctaggccatcaatatcaaaatgctGGACAACACCTTCAGgtgttttacaaacttttttcacCTCGCTCGACAAAGGGATGGGACTTAGCAGCAAAACATGTGACTTAGTGGAAATAAAGATGTGACGATGTATACCACCATTTTGTGGCACATTAAGCTAAGCATTCGTTAGTGTAAAGTCAGATAAAAGTGTCTAATAGCCCACTAAATGTATCGTAAGCCTCAGagactgtgataaatttggcgcatctttaGACTGTTATATTAGAGAGGATTTGGAAATCGACGTCAATGTACTTGCTGTCTACCACCACAAGAGGAAGCTCCAGATCTTACTCTATACTacttttattatagtttttttgtgACCCTTCAATTAAAAGTGAAAATTTAACTTTACATGATCCATGGAGGGCAATAAAAGGGAGAGCATGACTCGGACTTCCTAAGGAATGTTATGAGACTTTGGTGACCATTTTGCAAAGTGTTTTTGGGGTTGGACGTTTATTGTAAAATCTGTTGAATCCGAAATATACATCAGGTTCATTCACTTGTACTTACAGATCCATTGTTTTCTGGAACATCATCTAAAAATGAACAATAAAAGAAACTTTATAAGAGCTATTTCTGTTAATGAAAACTTGGAAATATTCATCCAACATAGGAGTACATACATGTTCCTTCACATGTCTACTCTAAGGCTtcatggccatggccgtattTCTGTCCTCAAACAACTTATCCACAAAATACCTATACCTtcatgtgcatttcgtatttttcTCACTCCCGTCAATGGAAAGGGTTATTCTTGTCGATGATGTGGACAAGACTAGGATATATTCTATCATTTGTGGAATGATCACACAGATCTTCAAAAAATACAGATATGTGcatgaccccatagaaatgaataccaaaaatgtggatagcacacggatGAAAAATTAAATCAAGAGCATGAAACCTTAACTTTTCTTGAATTTCGTTAAGGAATCTATTATCTAACGATATAAAATTAGCACAATCTTGCAAAATCTATTGCAAAAATTATACACCTAAGGGGACATTTTGCATAACTAAGTGTTGTGCTCCCACATCCGTGTGGCCGCTCCATAAAATATAGGACATGCCCTATACGTTGCCGCAGCATGCGGACCACGTACCAGATTAAAGTCATCCACTGTACAATGAGCAGATTAGGAGCATGTTAACCTAGACAACAACAATGATAGGATACATACAAAATGAGAATGGGGACTGTTGGAGAAATGTTTTAATGGCTGGTGATTAGTGTAGGCTTTTCCTGCTGTGACTCTACATAAGAAGCAGCCAAATGACGGGGATCAGACATTTATGGAAATTATCGATAAATATCCAAAATACTTTTCATGGGAAAACCTTTTAACAAAGTCTAGAAAGTCCCTGAATTATTGTACACGATACAGTTAAATCCTCAGTTACTTACTCTGTGGCCCCCTAGTCATGGCAAGGTTTGTATAAGTAACTTTATCTGCATCAGAGTATTCATTATCTGCATCAGAGTATTCATCAGCGTCTGAAAAATAAACGGCTCAATGAGTAGGAACATGGATCTGAAGTAATAATTGATGAATGGGTCATCCAGCCCATGTCCAACCTAAGCTGAAATTTATCCATAAAGAACTTTTCTGGATGAGTTTTTTAGGTGGAAATGTTTGCATCAACAAGTCTTCCCAAGTTGGATGCACCTTGGTCTGTTTTTCCATGTTGAACATTATCAAGATATTAAAAAAAGAGATGGGCCTAAAGCATGGAATTAGAGGTGAGCGAATCGAGTAGACCCAAAATGCAACCCGACTGTTATTCGGTTGGGTAGAACTTtttgagaaagaaagagagaatttCTAGGCATTTAAAGTTCTTTTTCGATTCTCGTATTTCTTGGCAGATTTGGACAAATCGGATCGTAACAAATTTTATAACGTGCTCATCTCTGGATAAAATATATTGAAATAGTAAAAGATTCTATAGTCACCGgttcacccctcctcctttcaagCACTGCTGCTCTGGTCCTCCCTAGCCAGGTTTTGTATACATCAAGGTAGTGTTGATGTGCCTGTATTCCCCACAGGCCTCAGTGGTGTACAGCATGGGACCactcaggccagtgattggctgcagtagacAAATGGGGTATACTGGGATGTCATTGTTGCAACCATGTAAATAAAGCCTGACTGGACTGGAGCGGCAGCGCTGGAGGATTAAACTGGTAAGCATACAATCTTTATTTTTAACACATTCTCTGCCCTTCACCCATTCTTTTAGTATATAGTATCGTACAGCCTATTTGATACCCATATATTTTTTGGGCTGCAATATAAAAATATCAAGTAGTGTTAGGTATTTTTGGATGCAGTGCAGCTAATGACAAGTCATTATGTCACTAAAGGATGTGTGTTCAAGGACTCTACGTCTGAGAGGTAGTCAACTAAGCTACAAAGTCTATGGACTTAGCTTTAGCATATTGAATAGCTTCTAATAATAATTACCTGTTGGTGGCTGAGGGTTATTGTTGGATGATCGGCGTTTATTGTATACAAACACAAAGATAGAGATGATGACGATGAGTAGGAGCAGCCCCAAACTTACAGGTAGTATGATCATTAGAGAAGAGTGATATGACACTATGGAGAGACACAATCCATCATTAGATAATACTCAATTGACACAAGTGACCGGAACAGGATGATGGACGCTGCTCACCTTCTATCTGAACTTCCTTGCTCCTCTTCTTTACACTGCCGTTTGATGCTTGTATCTCACATGTATATGTCCCAGAATTTTCCTCCTTTATGAATTTAGCCTCATACCTATTAGAAGAGTTGAACCCTTGAATGTTTTCCCCGTCTCTGTAGAAGGCGTACTGCAGTTCTGTAGTCTGCCTATGTTCACTAAGTTTTGTGTCACAAGTTAGAATCATGTTCTCCCCCTGGTTGACCAACTCTGGAGATACTTTCAGTACTGGAGGGGAGAAGAGCTCTAGAGAAgaataaaatattacaaaaacAGATGTGAACAAATCACAATGGAGAGGGGAAATTGTGGATACTGAAGGCATGTGGTATATTTTACTCTACTTCTATGTTGTGGAGAGCTGCTGTATTGGGGAAGGGGCTGGTTGGATAATATATACTGTTTCCATATTGTAAGAAGATGGATTTAAGGGCTATGGAGTCGAAGCTAGTTTTGGTGGAGTTGGcttgaaaataatatatattataatttattaGTTTTCATATAAATGTAGAAAATTTAGAAATATTAATCATACCTATATTTTATGTTCTATAAATCGAAGGTCCTTATTTATCAAAATCAGTGACAAGCAGGGTGCTCTAGgggtgataatcagttctcacgtcTCCTGTGTTATCTCCTTTGACTTACACTAGGTGTCTTCATGCTGCTCCAAGCCTTGTTACAATGCTTGAAActgtgctgcacatgctcagtgatGAAGACTAAAGGAGAAAGGTCAAAACCGCTCATGGCTGCAGTAATCTCAGAACTGCTAGACAGTACAGGAAGATGGCATTAATGGGGTTATCTGGGAATAAAGAGCTTTTCACAGGTGCCCGCACTCTGCCTCTGCTATGGGAAGAAAACATAACTACTTTCTGAAGCTTTGGTCTTGCTTGCCGGCTCAAGTGTCCATCTTCCAGTTCGTTGCTCATTTAATTCATCCCCAGGATGGGCATTATCAACTGCTTAGGTCCAACCAATAACTGGTTTCAGCTGTGATGTGTCTCTTGTAGACAAGTCACCACTGAATCCAGTTATTAGCTGCAGCGGAGCAGATGATAATGCCCGTCTTGGGGATGAATTAAACAAGCAACGGGCTGGAAGATGGACATGTGAGCCGGCATGCAAGACCAGAGCTTCGGGAAGTAGGTATGAATCTTTCCATATTGGAGGCAGACTGCGGGCACCTGTGAAAAGTTATTTAGTCCCAGACAACTCTTTTATGGCAGCACTTAATATAGCAGCTCCACATTTTACATGTTTAACAATAATATAAttcatatagcgccaacatattctacaGCGCTTTACAACCAGgtggttcatataaaaaactgtcATAAATAACAGACCAACAAACAAGTCtgcaattaaaacaagaggagtGACGGTCCTGGTAGCAAGAGCTCACAATCTaggaggagataggggtgacacaccAGTTAAATACTTACGTTAGTCCAGCCATCCTTACAAAATAGGGGAGTAAATATAaggctgcatgagccagtcaccagcagATATTTGTACTGCTTTGGAGTGAATGTTGTATGGTGGATAGTTTTTCATGATGGATCAAGTTGTGAAGAATGATGATGGGGGTTGAATGGAGAAGAGCTATattaggggatgtgataggccaccctaaaaagatgtgttttatgAGGCGACTAAAACTATGGATGTTATGGATTAACCTAATTTCTTGGggcagggcattccagagaactggtgcagctctcGAGAAGTCTTGGAGACAGGAGTGAGAGGTTCCGATTATGGTGGATGTTGAGCTGAAcggagagcatgggtaggatgATAGACAGAAATGAAGGATATGATATAGGGGGGTGTAGCACTGTAGAGATATTGTGGGTGAGAATAAGCTGTTCTATTCTGAATGGTCAACCAGAGGAATGTCTGGAACATggcggaggcatcggagtagcggTTAGATACAGTTAAGGAGTTGATTTTTACTAATGTACAATTGTTGGTCTTAAAATATTAATTACCTACCTTCTACCCATACGTTGTACCTATCACTTGTCTTCATGGTAGTGTTGATTGTGTTTTTTACTTCGCAGGTATAATTCCCAGAATCCTCCTGCTGAGCAAACTGAACTTCATATTTGTTAGATAAATTAAATCCTCGAACCTCCCGTCCATCTCTGTAGAAAGCAAACTGCACTTCTGTAGGCTTTATATGTATAGTCGTGTCACATGTCAGGGTCATGGCATCTCCTTCAGCTGTTAGATTTTTGGTCACCGTTATATTTGGATATGAGAATTGCTCTAAAATAAATGATTATAGATAGGAATAGATTTTATTTCGAGCGATATTGCATTTTCCCAAAAACTATTTTCATACATGCTGCAGGTAAAAAAAGGTCTCAGATAATATACCCAGTGTCTATACTCACCTTCTATCTGGATTGGTTCCTCTGCACTTTTCTTCCTCACTCTTCCATCTGTGGTTTGCACTTCACATGAATATTTCCCAGAATGCTCCAGCTGTACCATGGAGACTTCATAGATGTCCTTGTCACCAGATCCCTGAATAACTCGTCCTTCTCTATAGAAAGTAAACCGTAGCCGAGTGTTCTTTCTGGATGGATGGAGACTTGTCTCACATTTTAGGGTCATGTTTTCCTTCTTAAAAACTGGgtgtggggtcacttttatggtcgGAGTCTTGAACAGCTCTAAAAGAAGAATAAAATGACAATATATTACTGGGAAGATTTGCATTGGTTGTTTTGATGGAAGGCAGAACATTTTGGTTACAGTAGTTTTCATTAGCACCATTTTAGGGTACGTATGACGTTTTGTTGGGCAGCACAGAAAGTGTGTGACAGTACTAAGGGGCTTTACATGCTCTGTCCACAATCCATAATTCCTCCTTGGCTCCTCTCTCTTTCTCCTTATGCTCCAGACTGCATCTTAAGTTGTCCGTACATTCGAGATAGTGATCAGCAGCACCAACTAAACTGGCCAACCAGGGAGTCTGTTTTTTCTAAAAACGGACTCCCTGGTACTTGAGTACAATGGCAAGTGATAGGCTGAATCCAGCCAAATGATGCCATCTACATGCAGTTTTGGCCAATGAGTGGCACAAACAATCGTTAGCGCTAGTTGAACACCCGTCtacaagacttttctcgagctgcacctactctctggaatgctcTGCCCCGGAATATCAGGTCAATTCCCAACTCCCCTACCTTCAAACGTGTCTTAAAAACAGATCTTTTCAGCCAGGCTTATCAAGCTTTCTGAAATGACTCTTTCCCGAGTAAACccctcccccaccaactcctcaggCCTGGTTGTGATCTACATCTGCTTTGAGTACAAAAATTGCTTGACTACTACATATcgcaatc is a genomic window containing:
- the LOC122922950 gene encoding high affinity immunoglobulin gamma Fc receptor I-like isoform X1 encodes the protein MSPETSVLLLWLVLIQEGASIRPVVTFTPNYKKIFTTESITMTCDVEATRGEDLKYIWYKDHVQVHSGKYYTIQNAGTSHSGNYGCQTSTGEISDPARLDVSNDWLILQTPLYVYEGDEMTLRCHHYPGYRGGQTTFYKENKNITDGSADEEFHISNVDRTSAGKYKCTKEDYYRPSSVYAAEASVSVEELFKTPTIKVTPHPVFKKENMTLKCETSLHPSRKNTRLRFTFYREGRVIQGSGDKDIYEVSMVQLEHSGKYSCEVQTTDGRVRKKSAEEPIQIEEQFSYPNITVTKNLTAEGDAMTLTCDTTIHIKPTEVQFAFYRDGREVRGFNLSNKYEVQFAQQEDSGNYTCEVKNTINTTMKTSDRYNVWVEELFSPPVLKVSPELVNQGENMILTCDTKLSEHRQTTELQYAFYRDGENIQGFNSSNRYEAKFIKEENSGTYTCEIQASNGSVKKRSKEVQIEVSYHSSLMIILPVSLGLLLLIVIISIFVFVYNKRRSSNNNPQPPTDADEYSDADNEYSDADKVTYTNLAMTRGPQNDVPENNGSDVVYAVVNSKAKLQAKASQGMSDTSTDVYQNIGSNR
- the LOC122922950 gene encoding Fc receptor-like protein 5 isoform X2 — translated: MTCDVEATRGEDLKYIWYKDHVQVHSGKYYTIQNAGTSHSGNYGCQTSTGEISDPARLDVSNDWLILQTPLYVYEGDEMTLRCHHYPGYRGGQTTFYKENKNITDGSADEEFHISNVDRTSAGKYKCTKEDYYRPSSVYAAEASVSVEELFKTPTIKVTPHPVFKKENMTLKCETSLHPSRKNTRLRFTFYREGRVIQGSGDKDIYEVSMVQLEHSGKYSCEVQTTDGRVRKKSAEEPIQIEEQFSYPNITVTKNLTAEGDAMTLTCDTTIHIKPTEVQFAFYRDGREVRGFNLSNKYEVQFAQQEDSGNYTCEVKNTINTTMKTSDRYNVWVEELFSPPVLKVSPELVNQGENMILTCDTKLSEHRQTTELQYAFYRDGENIQGFNSSNRYEAKFIKEENSGTYTCEIQASNGSVKKRSKEVQIEVSYHSSLMIILPVSLGLLLLIVIISIFVFVYNKRRSSNNNPQPPTDADEYSDADNEYSDADKVTYTNLAMTRGPQNDVPENNGSDVVYAVVNSKAKLQAKASQGMSDTSTDVYQNIGSNR